In Zingiber officinale cultivar Zhangliang chromosome 3A, Zo_v1.1, whole genome shotgun sequence, the DNA window GCCATAGAAACTAACTTTTAAAAAGCTTAATTGATTTGCATTTTATAAAATCATTTTTTGGGGGGAAAAATTGACTAGTTTAAGAtcattatcaaaattttatattgGCATAAAATGACTCAATTTGATTATGACATGACAACACGTATTTCAGACCCTGCACATAATCCATGATAGAGTTTGTAAAGGTCCCTCGATGATAGCAAATGTAGTTTCAAGTAGTTTGGGATATGATGTTCCCACTTGACATGGTAATCCTCTATCTTTGAGACGGCTTATTTAAAGATCAAGCATCACCAATACCATCCTCTGTTGTCACTTTGTATGCACTTTATTACCATAATTTTTGAGCTTTTCATAAATTAAATTACATTCATGAAGGAGTATAGGTAGAAAAAACTTGGTAATATTCAACTAAGAACGCCTGGTAATAATTTCCTTAATGTCCCTCCTTGTTTCCCTACATCATAAAGAGATGTAAGTTAGTGTTACCATAAGCTGATTGATATGGTTTCTTTCCTTTATCTAGATACTCCCTTTGTGAGGAATATAAGTAATATGCCTCAAAGTAACTTTGGGAGAGGAGGTTTGTCACACATCACCGTTGCAGGTGCTCTTGCACATGGAATGAAAGAGGTAAGTAATTGAAGATATAAAATGTTTTTATTGGAGTTCTTAAACTTTCACTGAAGCAATTTAAGCTGAGTTTCTTTTGCAATCAATTTCTTTTATTTAAGTGAAGTAGCATATTTTTTTTTCCCCCAGTATTTATCCAAACCACTCATTTAACTGAGATCCAGGAGATTAATCATGCATCATATTGGCAAAAAGAGAGGCTTTCCTTCTTGCTAATCTAAATGGATTTGGGTCCTATAATAAATTTTATGCTGTTTGACATCATGAAAAGAAAGTGATAAGTAAATTTCCAGGTGGACTACCATAACATTGGAATATTAAGTGCATCTGAAAATTGTTTGGCCCAAAAACTTTAGCTCAACTCTCCTTTATACTTGCATCTCTCAAATTTTTGGCTTTTAGATAAAGTACACCTCTACTTACTATATGCCATAGTTAATGAATGATTATGCATCTTTCATGTAGTGTGTTTGTAACTCATGTTACTAGTGAAGATACTATTTTGGAACAATGAGTTGGCTTTTGGAATGATTTAAGAATTAGGGAATCAATCAGTAGTCAGCCATTAGGTGGCATGCCTTTAAATATATTGCTCTTTCATGAGTGTTTTCATATAAGAGGGCTACTCTGAATGTCTAGCTTTTTGTTAGATTGAAGTTTGGCTACAAACAGTGCCGGCAGGCACTAGCACGCCAATTCATCGCCACGCTTGTGAAGAAACCTTTGTGATCCTAAAAGGGAAGGGTACTGTTTTACTGGGGTCAAGTTCACTCAAGTACCCAGGGACTCCTGCCAAGTTCCCAATTTATCCAAATAGCACATTTTCTATCCCTGTGGATGATCCTCACCAGGTACTACTCTCAATTTGTTTACTACATTACATCTTAGTTTCATATATCCAATTGCTGTTGCTGTGGTCTTACCACATTACATCATAGTTTCACATATCTTATTGTTGTTGCTGTGGTCATTCATATTATAATATCTCCGACAAAGAACGATTTTATTTCTTTGATACTTGATTGATAGTTAATATTACACCAAATAATTCTGATTCCTTCTTTGATTTCAAGTTTTCATCTTTGGTTTCAAGGTTTTAATCAAAGAAGTCTGTTTTGATGACATCTACCTCGATACTCTGCCAACCTTGTATCTTTACTATTATGATAGTATTGGTAAAACTTCTCCAAAGAACAAATCAATTATCTGAAGGCTTTAATGAGAAGCATGGATACCTATGTGCAGATACCATAAACTGAGTCTTGAGGCAAACCATTGACATGTTTGTATAATCAAATTGAGGGCCACTATCTTGTGTTGTGTGAACTCAATTGATGCACCTAGGCAACTCAAACTTAAGGACTACCTACCTCATGACCTGGGATATAGAACATTGTAAGATAGGTTTGCTCATATCTAGAGGGTGCATTAGAGATTGAGAGGTAGAAAAACAATTCCATGCCActaaaatttcttatttgttcTGCATTCGTAGTTCTTTAGTATCATTTCTGTGTAAACAAAGCAAGAAAAAAAGTACATGAATCTTAGCAAAACTGTGGTAAATAGAGGATCAAAATGGTGAACAAGATATGTAAATGGTAATTTACTGTGTGGTTTCCACAAAGCCGTAGCACAAGAAGAAGATAGTTCAAGCAACCATTAGTTTAGGATCAGAACAATTTATAGTTTGAAAGAAATTGTGTTAATTATTACTCCATTAAATTATAACTTTCTGCTCCATTAATATTAGCCATTACCAAAATGTTGGAATAAATGTGGCTTGATGATGACGATGATTACTCCATTAACAATGTAAATATGCCACAGAAACAAGCATGCTTCAGCAAGTTTTTAGCAGTAGCTATGGTGTGACCATATCACACAAAAGGAGCTTTTTTGTCTGAATTTTATGAAGGTCCGAGTAggccggctaaaaggggggttgaatagcctgaaagaATAAATCAAGATCATTCTCTGGACTTGGGTTAGTAGCAATTGtataacaaaaataaacaatacaaaaactgaaagaagagactcggaattttacttggttacaaccggggtggttgttaattcaagacaatGACAACACTAGAAAaactccttcgtgtaggcggagaagcctcttaccaTCTTTGAAcactcagactattgctaggaacgATCCGCTGTGAACACaggtaaaactttatccgctgcgaACGCGTCTTCCAAGTGtatggagggcacctccagcgaggcaacacggataaaactttatccgctgcgaACGATCAACTTTGGCTAGGATGAGAGTGCCCTCAAGgctgtggagggcgccctcaaggctgtggagggcgccctcaatgctatggagggcgccctctacaTCATGGAGGACGTCCTCTACCTGCAACGTATAAATAGCTCCAGCTTTCCTTTCGATCTTTCGttgctccgttcgcttgggtgattgcggccaaccgaaatagggctcactcaaatttaatttccggccttctccttgagcagactttcgctccggcttctcgtccctcgaacgccgcgtacgttcttcttgtccactgattactcttccgcggcacctcgtccctcagacgcaccgagcccgtcgtctctcttccgtgccgtccttctcgctagccgtgtcttctacttgacttcctgtgctcttaagttcctgcacacttagacacatggattaAACCAAACCAGGACCTaatctaacttagttgatcacaccaaaaacaatCTTGGGGATCCAACATTTTATTGTGTAAATAAAACCACTTTGAGATAGGTCCTAATGGGGGGACTACCACTGTGCATGGCAAAGAATGCCTATATATACTTACATACTTCATATGAGTGAGCAGTTCGTTCCAATGATGGTAAAAGATAAAGATCATTGTGGTAAAAGATAAAGATCAGTGTGCTTTCCAAGCACACAAATATGGCACTAGCTGTATGAGCTGACAATTTTTGTTAGGAACAAAATCATTTATGGGATACTGACACCAAGCTGAAAGCTTCATTTAGGCGCAAAATCATTTATGCTATACTGACAGAGGAGCGATGCTGTAGATTGTATTCATATAAACTTTTAAGCTGACACTTTTTTATGGGCAACTTGATTTGTAGAAGAGTCATAACATAGAAGAATACATTAACTTTATATGATCTATAAAACTTAATTATATCTTGAGAATGGTGTAGTAACTACTTTAATTTTTCTCTAGATGAATTGGAGTTCATATCTTGTGCAGGTTTGGAATACTGATGAGAATGAGGACTTGCAGTTTCTTGTTGCTATATCTCGTCCGCCAATCAAAGTGTTAGATTTCAACCCTATATTTCAACTATTCTACATTCCATTTAATAGTTACAAGTTATTGCTAGTTATATTTCTCAAAATTGAAATATATTGTGATTTTCCTATATGCTATCTTTCCTTAATCTGGGTTCTTTCGAAGTTGGATAGGATTGCTAACCTCTTCTGTTTATGTAAAAACAGTACATTCTCATGCATTATGATTACACATGGAAAACTAAGTCTACTTTTTGTCTACCTTATCTTGGAATATCCATCATTAATCATAGTCCTGTTCATCTTTATCTTTGTTAGCTTTACTAATTCGGATATTTATAAATCCTGAGTCTTGACATCCACTCCGGTATGCCTGATCCTTGTATCATTTATCGTCATATCATAATTATTTAAGTTCCGGTCAAGTTTGAATCTAAACTTCAAGCAATACTGATTTGCCTACATCCAAAACGCTCAATATTCTCAAGGAGTTTGTGCATATTTTAATGAGTGAAAAAAAATACTTCATTTGTGTATGTTATGCAGTATTATGTTTAAGCATATTGATTTGTAAGTTATGGTAGATGCAGTATCTCTAGTATTCTTTTGGCTTGTGCATATTTTGTATAAATTAATTTGCATCATACATAGGTTTATGTACGACGATTGGGACATGCCCCATACAGCAGCCAAGTTGAAATTCCCATTCTTCTGGGATGAAGAGTGCTTTCATGCAAAGGATGAGTTGTGATGTCCTTAATCTGCGACCGAGCAATATATCGCATTTGGCCTTCGCGTAGAGAATTTTCTCATGTGAACTAGAATTTGTAAAACTTAACATTAATAAACAGTTGTCTAAATGTGATGGCTGATCAAGTCTGAACTTTTACCCCTCTGCATGTAATAAACTTTGGTTCATCTTTATGGATGGAAATGAAGcccatttattaacaaagagcCAAGGTTTTGTTGTTAATCAAGTATTACAAGGTAAGTTATTTGTGAAGGCATTTAATATAGCTAATTTGCTTGTTTGCCAACAAACAGTGCGACGGAAATGAAAAAGTgaggataaaaaatttaaaagttttttattcCCTTTTCAGATAAAGATGCCTAGCAATATTATATTAATGCAATCACTATAACCTCTGACAAACAACTCGAATAAGAAATCACAAATCATAATGTTAGGCAGAGACGTGAAATGAAGAGAGTACCTGACAGTAGACATAAATGATTTATCATATCCTTCATTAACATGAAAAATTACaccaaaaaaaaagaaagagaatatATTGTGATACTACAAGGATATTTCTCTTTTAGAACAGCAGCGAGCCAGTGCTGATCATACATGTTGCGCTCCTCATTTTGGACAACCACCGTAACTACAGCACTGAATTGAAATATAAAAGGTGAACTAGGGAACTTTCATCCATGATTATAGGTAAGAACCAATACATCTCTTGAATCCAACCTGATATTATTGTATTCATTCCATGCTTTGGCTAATGCCTCCGCAAATCCGCTTACACCCATGTTTCTAGGAACTCTTTCTGAATCCATTCCTAGTTCCTTCCCATAAGAGTTAAGCAAGTTTCTGCAAAGTGATTCAGGGAAcaaaattacaaataaaattcTCAGTCCAAGCACTTAATAACAAGTTGATGTTTCTTTTTGCAATTTTAATAGGAAAAATTACTCCTtgcttttatcaaaaaaattcaaGATCCAAGTTGGTCCAACTTAGTGATATGGATATACAATCTGAGAGATGCAAGAGAAAAAACTGCAGAACAAAAAAAGAACAAGTTGTAAGTGATATTTAACTTGTAAAGCTCACTGACAAGGCAACTAAGACCAGGAAATGAAGATGAAATGGTGTTGAACTCTATTTGTAGTAGTAGATTAGTTTCAGCATCCAGCATATAATCTGACCGGTGCTGACCCAGGTGAATATCCTGGCATGTTGTAGCTCAGAGTTAATACAA includes these proteins:
- the LOC122053283 gene encoding auxin-binding protein 1-like; the protein is MGGIVEGGRLCFLFLAVVAVDAAFAQCFNKDTPFVRNISNMPQSNFGRGGLSHITVAGALAHGMKEIEVWLQTVPAGTSTPIHRHACEETFVILKGKGTVLLGSSSLKYPGTPAKFPIYPNSTFSIPVDDPHQVWNTDENEDLQFLVAISRPPIKVFMYDDWDMPHTAAKLKFPFFWDEECFHAKDEL